GATATCTATAATACTTGTAATAGGTCTATGTCATTTACAGACATACGTATTTGGTACAGATATCTATAATACTTGTAATAGGTCCATCTCTTGAACAGACAAATGCTTTCAGTAGATATCTGTAATACCTTTCAAGAGAATGGTAACATTCTAGTTTGTGTTAATTTATTGAATATCCTATCAGCAATTTCGAATAAAACGATTTGTTGTTCCATGCTATTCGTTATATacaaattttactttatttaccCATAACTGAAATACAAAGAATGATAAATGATTTGGTTTTTCTATTTTCATCAAGAACCTCCGGCGATCAGAGTAGTTAATGGCAGCTTCAGTGGACCCTTGATGGAGGTCAATGAAACCACAAACGTAAGCCTATGGTGTAACGTAACTGGAAATCCAGCACCAACTATCTCTTGGTTTGCCTACTTCAATCACATAACACCGATAGGTAGGTAACGTGGCCCTTTTGGTTGTTGTAGCATATtgataacacacacacatatacaagtTTTAACCTTGCTTAATCAAAATTGCAGAATACtcaaaaatgtttaagaaaTACAATACTAATAGGTCGAGAAAGTGATTCTCCTTTTAATTTATTATCTAAACAAATGTGTTTGTATTCTTAAGGGAGTCATATAAAATTGTGTGACGTCTCCAATTCAGAATGACGTATTGTCAGGAAAATTGTCAAGAATGCTTTTTAAAAGACAATTTAGTCGTCTAATAAGTTTAAATTCTACTAGGAAaggacatacaaatgtatatcattaaacAGACTAGTGACTGGTGTCCACTATCATCACCCGCTCCCCAATATTCCAATCAGAGCCTGCAATTGTGATGACTTAATTTGACTGTTTTTATACGAACGCAATTGTGCCAGTCTGTTACATATGCTGATCCACATAATTGCCAATATCCAAACTGGTTTGCTTCACGACCATACTCATTACCTAGCTATACATAAAAACGTTAGCATTCCCGGTTACTAATTATTCATTCTTATTTGACTTTTTAGAAATCGGCCTTTTTGGACCAAAACTGCACATAAGAAATATTTCAAGACATTGCCCTTGGCGATACTACTGTGAAATGAAGTTCCTCAAATATGAGGATAGCACGTTACGGAAGGAAATGAATCTAACAATCAACTGTAAGCTATTTATAGGAGGATGTATCTAGACCGACCATGCTAATTCATTTCATGATGCACATATAAGCTTTCATAAGAACTTTTATTAGTAATCTACGACACTTCCTTATTGTTTACGTACATGTCTCCATTGACGTACAAAGTATAATAACATTGCATTGATAAGTTGATTTCATAAACCAATATTCGTGGTAAGAGTATAAATACGTATTTCATGCTTTTCATCAATCTAAAACAACTGCCGGTAAGGACTGGTATATAATACACGTCTTCTTTTTAACCCCTCCTTACTGTATCGTTATTACATTTTCCGTATTTGTCACAATGAaagaaatttttaaattattaaatatgaaagatatacatgttattattcGTCTCTCTTCCTCTCCCCTCTTCCTCTGCCTGGCATCAGATCAAATCTCTATATTTCAAgtgtatataattaatattcTCTTTCAGATTCGCCTGATATTGTGCTGCAAATCTCGAAGAGATCACTTACAGAAACAGACTGGCATCCAATGAGGTTCAATGAAACAGAAAATCGCTTACCAGCAATCATTACAGACCGAATACGTTTGCATTGTTTAATTGACACGAGACCTTATATCTCTAGTACCTGGTTATTTAACGGTGTACCATTTGTGACGCACGTCGTAGGCAAGGTGGAAGAAATGGTAAACAATCCCCCTTTCCTTTACGATATAACCAATTTTAGGCATTTATTAGATGGTATGTGGGAGGTACTTACTGTAACATTGAAGTTTCAGTCTAATAAGTATTACGGTTTGTATGAGTGCCAAACAAACAATTACCTTGGAAACAAAACGGCTTCTATTCTCCTTTATGAACCATAGAAGTTATGACATATGAGACAGTAAATATTGGGAAGATACGACTTCAcaccatatttgttttgtaCTATTTGTAATTTCGAACACCATGTGGCT
The sequence above is drawn from the Pecten maximus chromosome 9, xPecMax1.1, whole genome shotgun sequence genome and encodes:
- the LOC117335070 gene encoding neurotrimin-like gives rise to the protein MQCTMTSVIILMAMLPYCVSYKDQYVRTGDTAIFRCPGAWERTSWIRGTETLKYEEDIIVTDKRFTFRDDDDEQLMALSDTEHADSNMYVCQLDTGEILVEYKLVVSEPPAIRVVNGSFSGPLMEVNETTNVSLWCNVTGNPAPTISWFAYFNHITPIEIGLFGPKLHIRNISRHCPWRYYCEMKFLKYEDSTLRKEMNLTINYSPDIVLQISKRSLTETDWHPMRFNETENRLPAIITDRIRLHCLIDTRPYISSTWLFNGVPFVTHVVGKVEEMVNNPPFLYDITNFRHLLDGMWEVLTVTLKFQSNKYYGLYECQTNNYLGNKTASILLYEP